A genomic window from Flavobacterium johnsoniae includes:
- a CDS encoding DUF1573 domain-containing protein produces the protein MKKIILFAMLAVAGITATNAQTTKKAKATKVAKIEGAGMVFENETIDYGTIAHNADGKREFVLVNNGTKPLIITNAQGSCGCTVPSIPKEPIAPGAKGIIGVKYATDRVGAFTKTVTVSSNAEGQPTKILTIKGTVLPDPVKS, from the coding sequence ATGAAAAAAATAATCTTATTCGCTATGTTAGCTGTTGCTGGTATCACAGCTACTAATGCGCAAACAACTAAAAAAGCTAAAGCTACTAAAGTGGCTAAAATTGAAGGAGCTGGAATGGTTTTCGAAAACGAAACTATCGATTACGGAACTATCGCTCACAATGCTGATGGAAAACGTGAATTCGTTCTTGTAAACAACGGAACAAAACCGTTAATCATTACTAACGCTCAAGGATCTTGCGGATGCACAGTTCCATCTATTCCAAAAGAACCAATCGCTCCAGGAGCTAAAGGTATTATTGGTGTAAAATATGCTACTGACAGAGTTGGTGCATTTACAAAAACGGTAACTGTTAGTTCTAATGCTGAAGGACAACCTACAAAAATCCTTACTATTAAAGGTACTGTTTTACCAGATCCAGTAAAAAGCTAA
- the mutS gene encoding DNA mismatch repair protein MutS, which yields MAAKEKVVKETPLMKQYNEIKAKYPDACLLFRVGDFYETFGEDAIRASKILGITLTKRGAGSDTETALAGFPHHSVNTYLPKLVKAGLRVAICDQLEDPKMTKTIVKRGVTELVTPGVSLNDEVLHSKSNNFLASVYFANKNIGISFLDVSTGEFLTAQGNAEYIDKLLQNFNPSEVLVPKNNKGDFKTAFGEDFHSFYLEDWIYKEDYALETLTKHFQTVSLKGFGVEELKEGIIASGAILYYLSETQHNRVQHITAIQRIAEDAYVWMDRFTIRNLELYHSYNPNAVTLLDVIDKTLSPMGGRLLKRWLALPLKDANKIKSRHEVVAYLKSNPEILHNIQYQIKQISDLERLISKIAAGKVSPREIVYLKESLDAIIPIKTLALQSPQEAVKVIGDSLHACDLLREKIKNTLNQDAPVAIAKGNAIASGISAELDELRAISTSGKEFLEGIERRESERTGISSLKISFNNVFGYYIEVRNTHKDKVPEEWIRKQTLVNAERYITEELKEYETKILGAEEKIYKIESELFEQLVAWISTYIKPVQMNAYLVAQLDCLCSFTQMAVENQYVQPEIDETYELDIKNGRHPVIEKQLPVGTPYIANDVFLDRETQQIIMITGPNMSGKSAILRQTALIVLLAQMGSFVPADSVRMGTVDKIFTRVGASDNISMGESTFMVEMNETASILNNISDRSLVLLDEIGRGTSTYDGISIAWAIAEFLHEHPSRAKTLFATHYHELNEMTESMPRIQNFNVAVKELKDTVLFVRKLVKGGSAHSFGIHVAKMAGMPQLVITKAQKLLKKLEKNHSSDALNGIKAANDEMQMSFFNLDDPLLEEIKEEILSLDINAITPVEALMKLNEIKRMLVKK from the coding sequence TTGGCAGCTAAAGAGAAAGTGGTGAAAGAAACACCTTTAATGAAACAGTACAATGAAATCAAGGCAAAATATCCTGATGCATGTCTGCTTTTCAGAGTAGGAGATTTTTATGAAACCTTTGGAGAAGACGCCATTAGAGCTTCTAAAATTTTAGGTATTACTTTAACTAAAAGAGGGGCGGGGTCTGATACTGAAACGGCTTTGGCTGGTTTTCCTCATCATTCTGTAAATACTTATTTGCCAAAATTGGTAAAAGCGGGACTTCGTGTTGCAATCTGCGACCAATTAGAAGATCCAAAAATGACAAAAACAATCGTAAAAAGAGGCGTAACGGAGCTTGTAACTCCTGGAGTTTCTTTGAATGATGAAGTTTTGCATTCTAAATCAAATAACTTTTTAGCATCTGTTTATTTTGCTAATAAAAATATCGGAATTTCTTTTTTAGATGTTTCAACGGGAGAATTTTTAACAGCTCAGGGAAATGCAGAATACATTGATAAATTATTGCAGAATTTTAACCCGAGCGAAGTTCTAGTTCCAAAGAATAATAAAGGTGATTTTAAAACTGCTTTTGGAGAAGATTTTCATAGTTTTTACTTAGAAGATTGGATTTATAAAGAAGATTATGCTTTAGAAACCTTGACAAAGCATTTTCAAACCGTTTCTTTAAAAGGATTTGGAGTTGAAGAATTAAAAGAAGGAATCATTGCTTCTGGTGCAATTTTGTATTATCTGTCAGAAACACAACATAATCGCGTGCAGCATATTACGGCAATTCAACGCATTGCAGAAGATGCTTATGTTTGGATGGATCGTTTTACAATTAGAAACTTAGAATTATATCACAGTTATAATCCGAATGCGGTTACGCTTTTGGATGTTATTGATAAAACGCTTTCTCCAATGGGAGGACGTTTGTTAAAACGTTGGTTGGCATTGCCTTTAAAAGATGCAAATAAAATAAAAAGCCGTCATGAGGTTGTGGCGTATTTAAAATCGAACCCTGAAATTCTGCATAATATTCAATACCAAATTAAGCAGATTTCAGATTTAGAACGTTTAATTTCTAAGATTGCGGCTGGAAAAGTTTCGCCTCGAGAAATTGTTTATTTGAAAGAATCTTTGGATGCAATTATTCCAATAAAAACTCTAGCGCTTCAAAGTCCGCAAGAAGCTGTAAAAGTAATTGGAGATAGTTTGCATGCTTGCGATTTGCTTCGCGAAAAAATTAAAAATACACTAAATCAAGACGCGCCTGTTGCCATTGCAAAAGGAAATGCGATCGCAAGCGGAATTAGTGCAGAATTAGATGAATTGCGCGCTATTTCAACTTCTGGAAAAGAATTTTTAGAAGGAATTGAAAGAAGAGAATCAGAAAGAACGGGAATTTCTTCATTGAAAATTTCTTTTAATAATGTTTTCGGATATTATATTGAAGTTAGAAATACGCATAAAGATAAAGTTCCAGAAGAATGGATTCGTAAACAAACTTTGGTAAATGCAGAACGCTATATTACAGAAGAGTTAAAAGAATACGAAACCAAAATTTTAGGTGCTGAAGAAAAGATTTATAAAATCGAATCTGAACTTTTCGAGCAATTAGTAGCTTGGATTTCAACTTATATCAAACCAGTTCAAATGAATGCGTATTTGGTTGCGCAATTAGATTGTTTGTGTTCGTTTACGCAAATGGCTGTGGAAAATCAATATGTGCAGCCTGAAATTGATGAAACTTATGAATTAGATATTAAAAACGGAAGACACCCCGTAATTGAAAAACAATTACCAGTTGGAACTCCATATATTGCCAATGATGTTTTCTTGGATAGAGAAACTCAGCAAATTATCATGATTACCGGTCCTAATATGTCGGGTAAGTCGGCTATTTTGAGACAAACAGCGCTAATTGTACTTTTGGCTCAAATGGGAAGTTTTGTTCCTGCGGATAGTGTTAGAATGGGAACTGTGGATAAGATTTTTACCAGAGTTGGAGCTTCGGATAATATTTCGATGGGAGAATCTACTTTTATGGTCGAAATGAATGAAACGGCTTCTATTTTGAATAATATTTCAGACAGAAGTTTGGTTTTATTGGATGAAATTGGAAGAGGAACCAGTACGTATGATGGAATTTCGATTGCTTGGGCAATTGCGGAGTTTTTGCACGAGCATCCTTCGAGAGCCAAAACATTATTTGCAACGCATTATCATGAATTAAATGAGATGACCGAATCGATGCCGAGAATTCAGAATTTTAATGTCGCGGTAAAAGAATTAAAAGATACAGTTCTTTTTGTTAGAAAGCTTGTAAAAGGTGGAAGCGCACATAGTTTCGGAATTCATGTTGCTAAAATGGCGGGAATGCCTCAGCTTGTGATAACTAAAGCTCAGAAACTTTTGAAAAAGCTAGAGAAGAATCATTCAAGTGATGCTTTGAACGGAATAAAAGCAGCTAACGATGAAATGCAAATGAGTTTCTTTAATCTTGATGATCCTTTGTTGGAAGAAATAAAAGAAGAAATTTTAAGTCTCGACATTAATGCCATCACTCCGGTAGAAGCGTTAATGAAATTGAACGAGATTAAAAGAATGTTGGTTAAAAAATAA
- a CDS encoding DUF1508 domain-containing protein produces the protein MGAFVISRRFNDEYKFTFTSRRGKIIFTSLSYELRFECEEDIEKFKANIELAKFLKFKGSGGKYFFKLMLGDVHFATSRKYSTELLLQKGIKEIVTYASRSEILDFSSNELIFDDEESEEELEEAVE, from the coding sequence ATGGGTGCTTTTGTAATTAGCAGGCGATTTAATGACGAATATAAATTTACTTTTACTTCGCGAAGAGGTAAAATTATTTTTACGAGTTTGAGTTATGAATTAAGGTTTGAATGTGAAGAGGATATTGAAAAGTTTAAAGCGAATATTGAACTTGCGAAATTCTTGAAATTTAAAGGCTCTGGAGGAAAGTATTTTTTTAAATTGATGCTTGGGGATGTGCATTTCGCAACAAGTCGAAAATACAGTACAGAATTGCTTTTGCAAAAAGGGATAAAAGAAATTGTAACTTATGCTTCGAGATCGGAAATTTTAGATTTCTCGTCAAATGAATTGATTTTTGACGATGAAGAATCTGAAGAAGAGTTGGAGGAAGCAGTAGAGTAA
- a CDS encoding PG1828 family lipoprotein codes for MKKVFLSLAVVAVLTVVSCKKADAAATEAAVDSTAVTVDSAAAVVDSAAATVDSAAAKVDSAAAKVEEVKK; via the coding sequence ATGAAAAAAGTATTTTTAAGTTTAGCTGTTGTTGCTGTTTTAACTGTTGTATCTTGTAAAAAAGCTGACGCTGCTGCTACAGAAGCTGCTGTAGATTCTACTGCTGTAACTGTTGATTCTGCTGCTGCTGTTGTTGATTCTGCTGCTGCAACTGTTGATTCTGCTGCTGCTAAAGTTGATTCTGCTGCTGCTAAAGTAGAAGAAGTAAAAAAATAA
- a CDS encoding 3-deoxy-D-manno-octulosonic acid transferase, which translates to MLFLYNLAIHVAGFFLRITALFSPKIKLFVEGRKNVFSILEQKIKPEDKTIWFHSASLGEYEQGLPVIEKIKEKYPLHKIIVTFFSPSGYEVRKNNTVADVTVYLPLDTKKNAKKFFKLVHPEIAFFIKYEFWLNYLKELETKKTPTYLISGIFRDNQMFFKWYGGFYRKALKAFTYFFVQNEKSKQKVESLGFNNVILSGDTRFDRVNAILERDNTLDFIENFKNNKPVIVIGSSWPKDEAILAEYINQATENVKFIIAPHNIKDEQISNLKSQIKKSTILYSEKENKDLAQYNVLIVDTVGLLTKIYSYGTIAYVGGGFGNPGIHNILEPATFGIPIVIGPNYSNFAEAISLVDLKGCNVITNSEELKNALDKLLSDHSYFAEKSEICRSFIQNNKGATETIMKNIS; encoded by the coding sequence ATGCTTTTTTTATACAATTTAGCCATACACGTCGCAGGATTTTTCTTAAGAATCACAGCCTTATTTAGTCCGAAAATTAAGCTTTTTGTCGAAGGCCGAAAAAACGTTTTTTCAATTTTAGAACAAAAAATAAAACCAGAAGACAAAACAATTTGGTTTCATTCGGCTTCATTAGGCGAATATGAGCAGGGACTTCCTGTTATAGAAAAAATCAAAGAAAAATATCCTTTACACAAAATAATTGTAACCTTTTTTTCGCCATCTGGATATGAAGTGCGTAAAAATAACACAGTTGCAGATGTTACTGTTTATCTTCCTTTGGACACAAAAAAGAATGCGAAAAAATTTTTCAAATTAGTTCATCCTGAAATTGCTTTTTTTATTAAATATGAGTTCTGGCTAAATTATTTAAAAGAATTAGAAACCAAAAAAACGCCAACTTATCTGATTTCTGGAATTTTCAGAGACAATCAAATGTTTTTTAAATGGTATGGCGGATTCTACAGAAAAGCATTAAAAGCATTTACTTATTTCTTTGTACAAAACGAAAAATCGAAACAAAAAGTCGAAAGTTTAGGTTTTAATAATGTAATTCTTTCTGGCGACACAAGATTTGATCGAGTGAATGCCATCTTAGAACGCGACAATACGCTAGATTTTATAGAAAACTTCAAAAACAACAAACCCGTAATTGTTATTGGAAGTTCATGGCCAAAAGATGAAGCTATTCTTGCCGAATATATTAATCAAGCAACAGAAAACGTAAAATTCATCATTGCGCCGCACAATATTAAAGACGAGCAAATCTCAAATCTCAAATCTCAGATAAAAAAATCTACTATATTATATTCTGAAAAAGAAAACAAAGACTTAGCGCAATACAATGTTTTGATTGTTGATACTGTTGGCTTATTAACTAAAATATACAGTTATGGAACTATCGCCTATGTTGGAGGCGGTTTTGGAAACCCTGGTATTCATAATATTCTAGAACCAGCAACATTTGGAATTCCGATTGTAATTGGACCTAATTACTCTAATTTTGCCGAAGCAATATCTCTTGTCGATTTAAAAGGCTGTAATGTAATTACAAATAGCGAAGAGCTGAAAAATGCTCTAGACAAACTTTTATCTGACCATTCTTACTTTGCAGAAAAGAGCGAAATTTGCCGTTCTTTTATCCAAAATAATAAAGGTGCAACAGAAACAATTATGAAAAACATTTCATAA
- a CDS encoding DegT/DnrJ/EryC1/StrS family aminotransferase: MKKIQMVDLKSQYEKIKSTVDASIQEVLDTNTYINGPLVHQFQKNLEDYLGAKHVIPCANGTDALQIAMMGLGLQPGDEVITADFTFAATVEVIALLQLTPVLVDVDMTNMNIDIDAVKKAITPKTKAIVPVHLFGRAANMDAIMEIAAQYNLYVIEDNAQAIGADYISKSGTKSKVGTIGHVAATSFFPSKNLGCYGDGGAIFTNDDNLAHIIRGIVNHGMYERYHHDVVGVNSRLDSIQAGVLNAKLPLLDEYNAARRLAATKYNAAFAGNAKIITPDFDANENDHVFHQYVLRIIDADRNALMQHLLDKGIPCAIYYPIPLHSQKAYLDPRYKEEQFPVTNQLVQEVIALPMHTELDDEQIKYITDSVIEFLK; the protein is encoded by the coding sequence ATGAAAAAAATTCAAATGGTTGACTTAAAAAGTCAATATGAAAAAATAAAATCTACTGTAGATGCTTCTATTCAAGAAGTTTTAGACACAAATACTTATATTAACGGACCTTTAGTTCATCAGTTTCAAAAAAATCTTGAAGATTATTTAGGTGCAAAACATGTTATTCCATGTGCAAACGGAACTGATGCTTTACAGATTGCAATGATGGGGCTTGGTCTTCAGCCAGGAGATGAAGTTATAACTGCCGATTTTACTTTTGCGGCTACAGTTGAGGTTATTGCTTTACTGCAACTAACTCCAGTTTTGGTTGATGTTGATATGACTAATATGAATATCGATATTGACGCAGTAAAAAAAGCAATTACACCAAAAACAAAAGCGATTGTTCCGGTGCATTTATTTGGTCGTGCTGCTAATATGGACGCGATTATGGAAATCGCCGCGCAATATAATTTATATGTAATTGAAGATAATGCGCAGGCAATTGGAGCAGATTATATTTCTAAATCTGGAACAAAATCAAAAGTTGGTACAATTGGTCACGTTGCGGCAACTTCATTCTTTCCATCTAAAAACTTAGGTTGTTATGGAGACGGAGGAGCAATTTTTACAAATGATGATAATTTAGCTCATATCATCCGCGGAATCGTAAATCACGGAATGTACGAGCGTTATCACCACGATGTTGTAGGAGTAAATTCGCGTTTAGACAGTATTCAGGCAGGTGTATTAAATGCTAAATTGCCATTATTAGACGAATACAATGCAGCGCGTCGTTTAGCGGCAACAAAATATAATGCAGCTTTTGCTGGAAATGCAAAAATTATAACCCCAGATTTTGATGCAAACGAAAATGATCACGTTTTTCATCAATATGTATTAAGAATTATCGATGCTGATAGAAATGCTTTAATGCAGCATTTATTAGATAAAGGAATTCCATGTGCGATTTATTATCCAATTCCGTTGCATTCGCAAAAAGCTTATTTGGATCCGAGATACAAAGAAGAACAATTTCCTGTTACAAATCAATTAGTTCAAGAAGTAATTGCGTTGCCAATGCATACAGAACTTGATGATGAGCAGATTAAATATATTACAGACAGCGTAATTGAATTTTTGAAATAA
- the galE gene encoding UDP-glucose 4-epimerase GalE — MKVLVTGGLGFIGSHTVVELQNEGFEVVIIDNLSNSSEDVLKGITAITGKTPLFEKIDLREKSAVRDFFKKHNDVTGVIHFAASKAVGESVEQPLLYYENNISSLVYLLQELQQKPEASFIFSSSCTVYGQAEKMPITEDAPVQTAMSPYGNTKQIGEEIITDTAKVTNISAILLRYFNPVGAHESVQIGELPLGVPQNLVPFITQTGVGLRQELSVFGNDYPTPDGTAVRDYIHVVDLAKAHVIALQRLLNKKNLEKVETFNLGTGKGSSVLEVINSFEKVSDKKLPYVIKPRREGDITEAYANTDKANNVLGWKAELSLDEAMASAWKWEQKVRS; from the coding sequence ATGAAAGTATTAGTAACAGGAGGATTAGGATTTATAGGTTCTCACACCGTTGTCGAATTGCAAAATGAAGGCTTTGAAGTTGTGATAATTGATAATCTTTCAAACTCTTCAGAAGATGTTTTAAAAGGAATTACAGCGATTACAGGAAAAACGCCTTTATTCGAAAAAATTGATTTAAGAGAAAAAAGTGCCGTTCGGGATTTCTTTAAGAAACACAATGATGTTACTGGTGTGATTCATTTTGCAGCTTCAAAAGCGGTTGGCGAAAGTGTTGAACAACCTTTGTTGTATTATGAAAACAACATTAGCAGTTTGGTTTATCTTTTACAGGAATTACAGCAAAAACCTGAGGCAAGTTTTATTTTCAGTTCTTCTTGTACGGTTTACGGTCAAGCCGAAAAAATGCCGATTACAGAAGATGCACCAGTTCAAACGGCGATGTCTCCTTACGGAAACACAAAACAGATTGGTGAAGAAATTATTACCGATACTGCAAAAGTTACCAATATCAGTGCAATTTTGTTACGTTACTTTAACCCAGTTGGAGCTCATGAATCAGTTCAAATTGGAGAATTGCCTTTGGGAGTTCCTCAGAATTTGGTTCCGTTTATAACGCAAACAGGAGTAGGATTACGTCAGGAATTATCTGTTTTTGGGAATGATTATCCAACGCCAGACGGAACAGCAGTTCGCGATTATATTCACGTTGTCGATTTAGCAAAAGCACACGTAATTGCTTTGCAGCGTTTGTTGAACAAAAAGAATTTGGAGAAAGTAGAAACTTTCAATTTAGGAACAGGAAAAGGAAGTTCTGTGTTAGAAGTAATTAATAGTTTCGAAAAAGTAAGCGATAAAAAATTACCATACGTAATCAAACCACGTCGCGAAGGTGATATTACAGAAGCTTACGCAAACACAGATAAAGCAAACAATGTTTTAGGCTGGAAAGCAGAACTAAGTTTAGACGAAGCAATGGCTAGCGCGTGGAAATGGGAGCAGAAAGTTCGTTCTTAA
- the fabD gene encoding ACP S-malonyltransferase, giving the protein MKAYVFPGQGAQFTGMGKDLYENSALAKELFEKANEILGFRITDIMFEGTAEELKETKVTQPAVFLHSVILAKTLENFKPEMVAGHSLGEFSALVANGTLSFEDGLKLVSQRALAMQKACEITPSTMAAVLGLADNVVEEVCASIDGVVVAANYNCPGQLVISGETTAVEKACEAMKAAGAKRALILPVGGAFHSPMMEPAREELAAAIEATTFSTPICPVYQNVTANAVSNANEIKKNLIIQLTAPVKWTQSVQQMIADGATLFTEVGPGKVLAGLINKIDKEAVTANA; this is encoded by the coding sequence ATGAAAGCATACGTATTTCCAGGTCAAGGCGCACAGTTTACAGGAATGGGCAAAGACCTTTATGAAAACTCGGCTTTAGCCAAAGAATTATTCGAAAAAGCCAATGAAATTTTAGGTTTCAGAATTACAGATATTATGTTCGAAGGCACTGCCGAAGAACTAAAAGAAACTAAAGTTACACAACCAGCTGTATTTTTACACTCTGTTATTTTAGCTAAAACTTTAGAAAATTTCAAACCAGAAATGGTTGCAGGACACTCTTTAGGAGAATTCTCTGCTTTGGTTGCCAACGGAACTTTATCTTTTGAAGATGGTTTAAAATTAGTTTCTCAACGTGCTCTTGCAATGCAAAAAGCTTGTGAAATTACTCCATCTACAATGGCTGCCGTTTTAGGTTTAGCTGATAATGTTGTTGAAGAAGTTTGTGCTTCTATTGACGGTGTTGTAGTTGCGGCAAATTATAACTGCCCAGGACAATTAGTGATTTCTGGAGAAACAACTGCTGTTGAAAAAGCTTGTGAAGCAATGAAAGCAGCTGGAGCAAAACGTGCTTTAATTTTACCTGTTGGTGGAGCATTTCATTCACCAATGATGGAACCTGCACGAGAAGAATTGGCTGCAGCAATTGAAGCAACTACTTTCTCTACTCCTATTTGTCCAGTTTACCAAAACGTAACTGCAAATGCAGTTTCTAATGCAAATGAAATTAAAAAGAATTTAATCATTCAATTAACAGCTCCTGTAAAATGGACTCAGTCTGTACAACAAATGATCGCCGACGGCGCTACTTTGTTTACTGAAGTTGGTCCAGGAAAAGTTTTAGCTGGTTTGATTAATAAAATCGATAAAGAAGCGGTTACTGCGAATGCTTAA
- a CDS encoding DUF983 domain-containing protein, whose protein sequence is MSHALTHIFKNECPVCHKGKVFTDKNIFLTFGLPKMNEYCSHCHYKFQKEPGYFFGAMYVNYGLTVAQGIATYCVAQFFFEKNFDLRIIPIIAVVITLLTSFNLRFSRLAWIYMFKDYSK, encoded by the coding sequence ATGTCACACGCATTAACTCATATTTTTAAGAACGAATGTCCTGTTTGTCACAAAGGAAAAGTTTTTACAGATAAAAATATCTTTCTGACTTTCGGTCTTCCAAAAATGAATGAATACTGCAGTCATTGCCATTACAAATTTCAAAAAGAACCTGGTTATTTCTTCGGCGCCATGTATGTAAATTATGGATTAACAGTAGCTCAGGGAATTGCAACTTATTGTGTAGCACAGTTTTTCTTTGAGAAAAATTTCGATTTGAGAATCATTCCAATTATTGCTGTTGTCATTACTTTACTGACCTCTTTTAATCTCCGATTTTCAAGATTAGCATGGATTTATATGTTTAAGGATTATTCGAAATAA
- a CDS encoding helix-turn-helix domain-containing protein has translation MKRYPIYSVQNFSCNDIHRDFYVNTFKEHLKNHSFVEEPHRHDSYLMVFFTKGSGLHEVDFDQFDIKRGSLFVLQPGQMHHWSLSEDIEGFVIIFSQELYNLYFGQKNINDYNFYHSIHNRPEMVFEENEIPKIQPYFDLLIQENIQNNKYQLDKLLNLLDCIHIEVARKYGETYSHQTHSYNIKINKFESLLEEYFRTEKLPSFYSEKLNITLKHLNRICNEILQKTATEVITDRVILEIKRMLMDKQLAVNEVAFKVGYEDYSYFSRFFKKQTGMSPTEFRNIK, from the coding sequence ATGAAAAGATATCCTATTTATAGTGTTCAGAATTTCAGTTGTAATGATATTCACAGGGATTTTTATGTCAATACATTTAAAGAACATTTAAAAAACCACAGTTTTGTCGAAGAACCGCATCGACACGATTCTTATTTGATGGTGTTTTTCACAAAAGGTTCGGGATTGCATGAAGTTGATTTTGATCAATTTGATATTAAAAGAGGAAGTCTTTTTGTGCTTCAGCCAGGACAAATGCATCATTGGAGTTTATCCGAAGACATTGAAGGTTTTGTAATTATCTTTTCGCAGGAATTGTACAATTTATATTTCGGACAGAAAAATATAAATGATTATAATTTTTACCATTCCATTCATAACCGACCAGAAATGGTTTTTGAAGAAAATGAAATTCCGAAAATCCAGCCTTATTTCGATTTGCTGATTCAAGAAAATATTCAAAATAATAAATATCAATTAGATAAATTGTTGAATTTATTAGACTGCATTCACATTGAAGTAGCAAGGAAATATGGAGAAACCTATTCGCATCAAACGCATTCGTACAATATTAAAATCAACAAGTTTGAATCGCTTCTAGAAGAATATTTCAGAACCGAAAAATTGCCGTCATTTTATTCAGAAAAACTAAATATCACGTTGAAGCATTTAAATAGAATCTGCAATGAAATTCTCCAAAAAACAGCCACAGAAGTAATTACAGACAGAGTAATTCTAGAAATAAAAAGAATGTTGATGGATAAACAATTAGCAGTAAACGAAGTAGCCTTTAAAGTTGGTTACGAAGATTACTCGTATTTCTCCCGTTTCTTCAAAAAACAAACGGGAATGTCTCCAACAGAATTTAGAAATATAAAGTAA
- a CDS encoding YceI family protein yields the protein MATTKWSIDPTHSEIGFKVKHMMFTNVSGKFGTYDATITTDGDNFENAAIEFSADVASIDTANADRDGHLRSGDFFDAENHPKLTFKATSFKKINEGSYEITGDLNIKGVSKSVTFPVEYSGILTDPWGNTKVGLSIEGKINRKDWGLNWNSALETGGVLVGEEVKLNIELQFVKQA from the coding sequence ATGGCAACTACAAAATGGTCAATTGACCCAACTCACTCAGAAATTGGTTTTAAAGTTAAACACATGATGTTTACAAATGTTTCAGGAAAATTTGGAACTTACGATGCTACAATTACTACAGACGGAGATAATTTTGAAAATGCAGCAATCGAATTTTCTGCTGACGTAGCTTCAATCGATACTGCAAACGCAGACAGAGACGGACATTTAAGAAGCGGCGATTTCTTTGATGCTGAAAATCATCCAAAATTAACTTTCAAAGCTACTTCTTTCAAAAAAATCAACGAAGGAAGCTATGAAATCACCGGAGATTTAAACATTAAAGGTGTTTCTAAAAGCGTTACTTTTCCTGTAGAATATAGCGGAATCTTAACTGATCCTTGGGGAAATACAAAAGTAGGTTTAAGCATAGAAGGAAAAATCAATCGTAAAGATTGGGGTTTAAACTGGAACTCAGCTCTTGAAACTGGTGGTGTTTTGGTTGGTGAAGAAGTAAAATTAAACATTGAATTACAATTTGTAAAACAAGCTTAA
- a CDS encoding pirin family protein, which yields MENIVLHKADTRGNANHGWLNAYHSFSFASWYNPDRIQFGALRVLNDDTIAAGMGFGTHPHDNMEIITIPLEGDLAHKDSMGNTEVIKNGDIQVMSAGTGIQHSEFNPNADQQTKLLQIWLFPNKRNVTPRYQQITLNVADRHNKLAQVLSPNADDEGVWIHQDAWFNMGNFDAGVTTEYKIKKEGNGVYAFILKGNVTINGQELNSRDAVGISGTDTLNIKANTDAEFLLMDIPMNY from the coding sequence ATGGAAAATATAGTATTGCACAAAGCAGACACAAGAGGAAATGCAAATCATGGATGGTTAAACGCTTATCACAGTTTTAGTTTTGCGAGCTGGTACAATCCAGACAGAATTCAGTTTGGAGCGCTTCGTGTTTTGAATGATGATACGATTGCAGCTGGAATGGGTTTTGGAACTCACCCTCACGATAATATGGAAATTATTACGATTCCGCTTGAAGGTGATTTGGCTCACAAAGACAGCATGGGAAATACTGAAGTTATTAAAAATGGGGATATTCAGGTGATGAGTGCGGGAACTGGAATTCAGCATAGCGAATTTAATCCGAATGCAGATCAGCAGACTAAATTATTGCAAATTTGGTTGTTTCCAAACAAAAGAAATGTAACGCCACGTTATCAGCAAATTACTTTAAATGTTGCTGACAGACATAATAAATTGGCACAAGTTTTATCTCCAAATGCGGATGATGAAGGAGTTTGGATTCATCAAGATGCGTGGTTTAACATGGGGAATTTTGATGCTGGTGTTACTACCGAATATAAAATCAAAAAAGAAGGAAACGGAGTTTATGCTTTCATCTTAAAAGGAAATGTTACGATCAACGGTCAGGAATTAAATTCTCGTGATGCAGTTGGAATTTCAGGAACTGATACTTTAAACATTAAAGCCAACACAGATGCTGAATTTTTATTAATGGATATTCCGATGAATTATTAA